From Prevotella sp. oral taxon 299 str. F0039:
CCTACCGACTTCCGATGCCTTGAACGCATATTCTCCGTATGAGAACTTCAAGCCATAGACCTTGCCCTGTTTGTTCTTCATGCGCTCTATGGTTACTCCTTGCTTGTTCAGCTCGTAGAGGAACATGGAGTGTCCTGTGAAACCTATACCTTTGTACTTTTCAAGCAGGACGTAGCATACCCTTTGTAGTTCTTTCTTTGTTTCCTCTCTCGTGGCATTGGCTTTCGCTTTCTGATGTTTCCTTTTGGCTTTGACTTCCTTTGCGATGGTCAAACCTTTCTCCCTGCTGATTTCCTCCGCCACCCTTGCTGCCCTGTTGCTCACGAAGGTGGTGTCATAGACCTCTCCGTACAGACTGATGCGATTGGCGATGATATGAATGTGTCTATTGTCTGTATCCTTATGGGTAACTGCTACCCATTGGTGATTGTTAAGTCCCATTTTCTTGGCAAACAGATGGGCTATTTGGACAAGTTCAGAAACTGATAGTTTCTTCTCGTCCTGTGGTGCAATGCCGATTTCGATGCGCAGGAATTTGTTTCTGCATCTGGTATTGTAATCGCTGACCAACTTCATTTCCTCGTAAATAGCCTTTGATTCTCTGCTACAAAGGTTATGAAAGGCAAGCCGATTACCTAACTTGCCCTCTCTGAAAATATAGTCTAAAGCCGTACTTCCGTGCGCTATCGCCTTACACTTTCCTATCATACCTCGGCAGATTTAAGACCTTATATATATCGTCACCAATGCGAAAGTGAGGGTCGAAGAAACGCTTAAATGCTTCTTTGGCACATATGGAAAGGTTCTTGGTTATCGGCACCCATGACTCGTCCTTTATCCTGATGAGGTTGGAAACCTGTGCGTAGTACATTCCCGTTCGGTGGAGTACGGCAATGGCTTCCTTTTCATTGTCGGTCATCTTGGGAACGGCTACCACTTCACCATTCAAAAGAATCTCACGGCAGTACTCGGAGAACTTCCGCCCTGTGCTTTCTGCCTTTGCCTTGATGCGCTGCTTCTCCTCCAAAGTACACCTAACCTTGATGAATTCCTTCTTGTTCATCTGTTTTTCTTCATTGTCCTTCTGCTGCCATTGGGTAGCTTTTCTTCTGTATTTCTTCATATAAGTTTCTCTGAAAGTTAATCAGTATGGATGATTCGTTGCTGCTTAATTTCTGAATGATGACCGATGAGACCGGAGTGATTACGGTCTAACCTCCCCGATAGTTTAGCAAGGGGAGCAAGAGCAGTTTGTGGGTACAAACTGACGTCTTGCAATGCTACCCTAACAGACCGTTTACGCATAAGGCGTTTTGTTGCCAAAAAGTGAATGCACGACATTCCGTGTCTGACTGCGTTCGTGGCATTCCCACCGTTCAGTATGCTTGACAAATGTCCGTTTTCATACTCCCGAAAAAGGGTTGATGGAGAAGTGAAAATGAAAGAGATGTTCCTCCTCTTATCCCCCTCGTCCCTTTCTGTCGGTTTACAATCTTCTCCATTTCTCTATATCCTCACCATATTCCTCCAGATGAAGGCGCACGATGTTCTCCACAAAACTTGAAAGGTTGCTGCCCCTGTCGCCCAATCTGCGCACGATGAAGTCCGCCCGTTCCTGTGTCTCCCTGCTCAGATAGACCGCCTTTCGGCCTATCAATTTAGTTGGAACAAGATAGGCTTGCTTGTAGGCTTCAAGCGTTTCCTTTCTCATCTTGGCGCTGATGCGTCTTTGAACGGCTGTGTTCTCTGTGTGCTGTGATGGCACTGCATCCTGTGATGATACAACATGCTGCTCATGTTCCGAGTTCTCCGATGGAATACCCGACTGGTTCATGGGTGTTCTTTTTTCCTGCTTCCTGACCACTTCCCGTTCAGGGATAAACTTGTCTTTTTGTTTGCTAGGCTTTGAATTGGTATCTTCTTCGTTACCACCCAAATAATATGAAAGGTCATACTCTTCTTCTGTTGTTTTCTTCTTTTCCATGTCTTTATCTCATTTTATGTTTAACTTGTTTTACCTTTATGGGATTGGTTTGTGTTTGTGACATCGTCAATGATAGGCTTTTCTGCTGTTCACGCATCCTGTGGATGTGATATTCGTTGAGGTCTTTGAAGTTCCTGTAATGCACGGACATATCATCTACCTTGAAACCAGCCTCCATAAAATCCTCCGTAGCTCTCCGTCCAGCTTCGTCATTGTCAAGGAAGGTACGAATGGAGGACACTTGCCTGTCATTGAGATAGCGAATGCTCCTTGCCACATTACTCACGGAGTTCATCACAAGGCAATGGCTGATGATTTCTTTTTTCATTGAAAGGAAGGATAGAAAGTCCATAAAACCTTCGAACACGCAGACCGGTTTCATTCTATCCGTTATCTTATCCGTGAACACGGGGGTAATATCCTTCGGAGCAATCGTTCCCTTGAAAGAGCCGTTATCCCGAAGCTCATAACCTCCCGATTGATTGGCAAAGCCGATGGCTTGATAGTGCTGCCCTCTTACCTCATAGCTGATACAACGCAGAAAGGGCATAGCCTTTTCTAAATTGATGCAGCGGTCTTCCTCAAGATACTTTAATAAGTGTGGAGGTAAGGTGTCTGATACTTCTATCAGTCTCCTTACTCCACTTGTAGACACTGCTTGTCTGATACTTTCTTGCTTGGAAGAGCCTTGAACACTTTCTCTACGAGGAACGTGCGTTATATCGGGAGCATTCTGCCCCAAAATGCGGATGGCTTCCGACAGTGTGCAGCCCTTTAACCGCATACAAAGGTCGATAATACTTCCGCCTTTGCCTTCGGCATAATCTATCCAGAGGTTCTTCTCTGTGTCTACCTTGAAACTTGGATGCGTGTCTTCACGAAATGGTGAACGGTAGAGAGCATAGGCAGGTGTCCTGCGCACTGGTTTGATACCTTTCCTTTCAAGATACTCCACTATGGGGTATCGCTTAATGCGTGATAAATCTTCTTCTTTCATTGTCATTATAATTATTAGTTGAACATTTATTCATTCTGATTTTAATATCGGATTATATTTTGATTATGCTGATAGCGCAAACTTCATTTATGTTTTTTCGTTTCATAAAGTTTTTCCCCTAAAAACTTTTTTCACTTTTTTCTTACTACATATATTTTGATTGTAAGTGATTGACATTCAGGTATAAGTTGTAGTAAACAACAATACTACACACGCTACTACATCAAACTACCACAGCTATTTACCAGTGGGCAGGGGTGGATTTTCCTAATCTTATACACATAGACAGGACTACAACCCTCACGCCTCTTGCTTACCTTTTCAAAGCCAGCTCTTTTGAGTGCTTCGCCCATACGTTTGAATGTCAAAGGTTGATGCGTATAAACACCTAAATAAGCGAGTATTTCGGTAGTGGTCATGTAAGCACAATGAGGATTGTCCTCTGTTGGCTTTTCAAAACAGCGTAATAGTAGTTCCATTTCAGCGGTCTGCACTTGGAAGTCCTCACTCTCCCTGTATAGCTCCGCTATCTCGTCATCATTGAACCAATAGCGGAAGCCTGATTTTAAAAGGGCCTTCGCTTCGGTATAGACGGCATCCATAGAAATTTCCTTTGCTCGTTCTATGTCAATGGCAAGTACCTCAAAGGGCAGGAAACGCCTGCTTCCTGTCGGGTCGGTCAAAAAGTCATTGCCGTTTACC
This genomic window contains:
- a CDS encoding relaxase/mobilization nuclease domain-containing protein — its product is MIGKCKAIAHGSTALDYIFREGKLGNRLAFHNLCSRESKAIYEEMKLVSDYNTRCRNKFLRIEIGIAPQDEKKLSVSELVQIAHLFAKKMGLNNHQWVAVTHKDTDNRHIHIIANRISLYGEVYDTTFVSNRAARVAEEISREKGLTIAKEVKAKRKHQKAKANATREETKKELQRVCYVLLEKYKGIGFTGHSMFLYELNKQGVTIERMKNKQGKVYGLKFSYGEYAFKASEVGREFGYRSLQKNFEASRKAETNVSDQVIRKSSENTDTMETGYQLVPPSRSYSPRPTEEVPQIAKAVSEVSDAVISAADEIVEELGEMISPSSHSEDYAEAAWQRKLRYQANRKKKRGRGL
- a CDS encoding toprim domain-containing protein produces the protein MKEEDLSRIKRYPIVEYLERKGIKPVRRTPAYALYRSPFREDTHPSFKVDTEKNLWIDYAEGKGGSIIDLCMRLKGCTLSEAIRILGQNAPDITHVPRRESVQGSSKQESIRQAVSTSGVRRLIEVSDTLPPHLLKYLEEDRCINLEKAMPFLRCISYEVRGQHYQAIGFANQSGGYELRDNGSFKGTIAPKDITPVFTDKITDRMKPVCVFEGFMDFLSFLSMKKEIISHCLVMNSVSNVARSIRYLNDRQVSSIRTFLDNDEAGRRATEDFMEAGFKVDDMSVHYRNFKDLNEYHIHRMREQQKSLSLTMSQTQTNPIKVKQVKHKMR
- a CDS encoding DUF3408 domain-containing protein, which translates into the protein MEKKKTTEEEYDLSYYLGGNEEDTNSKPSKQKDKFIPEREVVRKQEKRTPMNQSGIPSENSEHEQHVVSSQDAVPSQHTENTAVQRRISAKMRKETLEAYKQAYLVPTKLIGRKAVYLSRETQERADFIVRRLGDRGSNLSSFVENIVRLHLEEYGEDIEKWRRL